In the Telopea speciosissima isolate NSW1024214 ecotype Mountain lineage chromosome 2, Tspe_v1, whole genome shotgun sequence genome, one interval contains:
- the LOC122650101 gene encoding ABC transporter G family member 39-like isoform X2 produces MDTGDICRVTSIHRNRSGSGFWSSSSNNVFSQSPRNRDDEDDKEALKWAALERLPTFDRIKKAIVTGTDGEKKEVDIQNLGIQEKKNLVNRLVRVAEEDNENFLLKLKNRMEQVGIEDPRIEVRFEHLNIGAQAYVGSRGLPTMLNFYLNIVEEFFTSLHILQSRKKPLPILQDVHGIIKPGRMTLLLGPPGSGKTTLLLALAGKFDSQWKVSGNITYNGHGMEEFVPQRTSAYISQQDLHIAEMTVRETLAFSARCQGVGTRYDMLIEMSRREKAANIKPDPDIDAFMKAASLEGQKENVVIDYILKILGLEVCADTMVGNDMIRGISGGQRKRVTTGEMLVGPAKALFMDEISTGLDSSTTYQIVNSLRQATHILGVTTLVALLQPAPETYDLFDDIILLSEGQIVYEGPRDNVLEFFESMGFKCPERKGVADFLQEVTSIKDQQQYWVHKDKQYSYVSVKEFADAFKSFHIGQKLGEELSTPFNKSKSHPAALTISKYGISKKELLKACCSREWLLMKRNSFVFVFRVMQVASALFRLVAALGRNMVVSYTYGSFLLLMIMTLGGFILSREDVKKWWIWGYWSSPMTYAQNAINVNEFLGHSWSHILPYSAEPLGIEVLKSQGNFTSSSLFWIGTGALIGYILLVNASFTLALGNLNQIGKSKTMISEEALKEKHANRIGETEDIELSYRGKRSSNQSTASQSGNEIERSSITSGPNRKEALAENSQKNKGMVLPFTPLSVTFDDIKYSVDTPQVMKAQGVQEDRLVLLNGVSGSFRPGVLTALMGVSGAGKTTLMDVLAGRKTGGYIEGNITISGYPKKQETFARVSGYCEQNDIHSPCVTVHESLLYSAWLRLSTEVDSRTRKLFIEEVMELVELTSHRGALVGLPGVSGLSTEQRKRLTIAVELVANPSIIFMDEPTSGLDARAAAIVMRTVRNTVDTGRTVVCTIHQPSIDIFEAFDELFLMQRGGVEIYVGQLGHHSCQLIKYFEGICGVPKIKDGYNPATWMLEVTTPVQEETLGIKFAEIYKNSDLFWRNKALIRELSTPPPGSKDLYFPSQYSQPLFTQCVACLWKQHKSYWRNPSYTAVRLLFTTIIALMFGTLFWNLGSKTTKVQDLFNAMGSMYTAVLFIGIINASSVQPVVAVERTVFYREKAAGMYSALPYALAQVLIEVPHIFLQALIYGVLVYAMIGFDWTVPKFFCYLFYMYLTFLYFTYYGMMAVGLTPNHDIAAVVSSAFYALWNLFSGFIIPPKRLPVWWKWYRWACPVSWTLYGLVASQFGDIEEQMDIGYRVKDFLDEHFGYNHDFLGWIFAALVGYAVLFALVFTIAIKVINFQKR; encoded by the exons ATGGACACTGGTGACATTTGCAGAGTTACGAGCATCCACAGAAATCGAAGTGGCTCTGGATTCTGGAGCAGTTCAAGCAACAATGTCTTCTCACAATCTCCTCGAAACAGAGATGATGAAGACGACAAAGAAGCTCTTAAATGGGCAGCCCTTGAGAGACTGCCAACATTTGATCGCATCAAGAAAGCAATAGTCACTGGAACTGATGGGGAGAAAAAGGAAGTTGATATTCAGAACCTTGGgattcaagagaagaagaacttagtaAACAGACTGGTAAGAGTTGCAGAGGAGGACAATGAGAACTTCCTACTCAAGCTCAAGAATCGAATGGAACA GGTGGGAATAGAGGATCCAAGAATAGAAGTTCGGTTTGAACATCTGAACATAGGAGCACAAGCATATGTGGGTAGTCGAGGTCTGCCTACAATGCTCAACTTCTATCTCAACATTGTAGAG GAGTTCTTCACCTCTCTCCATATTCTCCAAAGCAGAAAGAAACCATTGCCAATTCTTCAAGATGTACATGGAATCATCAAGCCCGGCAG AATGACTTTGCTTTTAGGCCCCCCCGGCTCCGGAAAGACTACTTTACTGTTAGCTTTGGCAGGAAAGTTTGATTCACAATGGAAG GTGTCAGGAAATATAACATATAATGGACATGGAATGGAGGAGTTTGTCCCACAGAGGACATCAGCCTATATTAGTCAACAGGATCTCCATATTGCAGAGATGACAGTGAGAGAAACCTTGGCCTTCTCTGCAAGATGTCAAGGGGTTGGAACCCGTTATG ACATGTTGATAGAGATGTCGAGAAGGGAGAAGGCAGCAAACATTAAGCCTGATCCAGACATTGATGCCTTCATGAAG GCTGCTTCACTGGAGGGACAGAAGGAAAATGTTGTTATAGACTACATTCTCAAG ATTTTGGGTTTAGAAGTTTGTGCAGATACCATGGTGGGGAATGACATGATAAGGGGTATATCTGGAGGGCAAAGAAAACGTGTTACCACAG GTGAGATGCTTGTGGGGCCTGCAAAAGCATTGTTCATGGATGAGATATCCACAGGCTTGGACAGCTCTACAACCTACCAGATTGTGAATTCACTCAGACAGGCCACCCACATTCTAGGTGTAACCACATTGGTTGCTCTCCTTCAGCCAGCACCTGAAACTTATGACCTCTTTGATGATATAATTCTTCTCTCTGAAGGACAGATAGTTTATGAAGGTCCTCGGGATAATGTTCTTGAGTTTTTTGAATCAATGGGCTTCAAATGTCCTGAGAGGAAAGGAGTAGCAGATTTCTTGCAAGAA GTAACATCAATAAAAGATCAGCAGCAATACTGGGTTCACAAAGACAAACAATACTCTTACGTTTCTGTCAAGGAGTTTGCAGATGCATTCAAGTCATTTCATATTGGCCAGAAGTTAGGGGAGGAACTCAGCACCCCATTCAACAAAAGCAAGAGCCACCCTGCAGCATTAACAATTTCGAAGTATGGGATTAGCAAGAAAGAGTTGTTGAAAGCTTGTTGCTCAAGGGAATGGCTGCTAATGAAGAGGAATTCATTCGTCTTCGTCTTTAGAGTTATGCAA GTCGCCTCTGCATTGTTCCGACTAGTCGCAGCGCTGGGTAGAAACATGGTTGTCTCCTACACCTATGGATCCTTTCTATTGCTTATGATCATGACACTTGGTGGATTCATCCTGTCAAGAG AGGATGTGAAGAAATGGTGGATCTGGGGTTACTGGAGCTCACCTATGACCTATGCTCAAAATGCGATTAACGTTAATGAATTTCTTGGGCATAGTTGGAgtcat ATTTTGCCATATTCAGCTGAACCCCTGGGAATTGAAGTATTGAAGTCACAGGGAAACTTTACCAGTTCATCACTGTTTTGGATTGGCACCGGAGCATTGATTGGATATATTCTCTTAGTCAATGCTAGTTTCACTCTAGCACTTGGTAACCTCAACC AGATAGGAAAATCTAAAACAATGATATCTGAGGAGGCCTTGAAAGAAAAGCATGCCAACAGGATTGGAGAGACTGAAGATATTGAACTGTCATATAGAGGAAAGAGATCTTCCAATCAATCAACAGCAAGTC AATCGGGTAATGAGATCGAAAGGAGCAGTATTACTTCAGGACCAAATAGAAAAGAAGCCCTGGCTGAAAATAGTCAGAAGAATAAAGGAATGGTTCTTCCATTTACACCTTTATCAGTCACCTTTGATGATATTAAATACTCCGTTGACACGCCACAG GTAATGAAAGCTCAAGGTGTTCAAGAAGATAGATTAGTCCTTCTGAATGGTGTAAGTGGAAGTTTCAGACCAGGAGTTTTAACAGCTCTAATGGGTGTTAGTGGTGCTGGTAAGACCACTCTGATGGATGTGTTAGCCGGAAGAAAAACTGGTGGGTACATAGAAGGAAATATCACCATTTCTGGCTATCCCAAGAAGCAGGAAACTTTTGCTCGAGTTTCGGGGTACTGTGAACAAAATGACATCCATTCCCCATGTGTCACTGTTCATGAGTCTCTCCTCTATTCTGCATGGCTTCGGTTATCTACTGAAGTTGACTCCAGAACAAGAAAG CTGTTTATTGAGGAAGTCATGGAACTTGTAGAGTTAACATCACACAGAGGAGCACTAGTTGGGTTGCCAGGTGTGAGTGGTCTGTCCACTGAACAGCGCAAGAGACTCACCATTGCTGTTGAGCTTGTTGCTAATCCCTCTATAATATTTATGGATGAGCCTACCTCTGGACTGGATGCCAGGGCAGCTGCAATTGTAATGAGAACAGTGAGGAACACTGTGGACACAGGAAGAACTGTTGTTTGCACCATTCACCAGCCTAGCATTGACATATTTGAAGCCTTTGATGAG CTCTTCCTAATGCAGCGAGGAGGAGTAGAAATATATGTGGGTCAACTGGGCCATCACTCTTGTCAATTGATAAAGTATTTCGAG GGGATCTGTGGagtcccaaaaataaaagatggtTATAACCCTGCCACATGGATGTTGGAGGTCACTACACCAGTACAAGAGGAGACTCTGGGGATCAAATTTGCTGAAATATACAAGAACTCAGATCTCTTCTG GAGGAATAAGGCATTGATTAGAGAACTTAGTACACCCCCTCCTGGTTCAAAAGATCTTTACTTCCCCTCTCAGTATTCTCAACCCCTCTTCACCCAGTGTGTTGCATGCCTGTGGAAACAACACAAGTCCTATTGGCGGAATCCATCGTATACAGCTGTTCGACTTCTTTTCACCACCATCATTGCCTTAATGTTTGGTACATTGTTCTGGAATCTTGGCTCCAAGAC GACTAAGGTGCAAGACCTGTTCAATGCGATGGGTTCCATGTATACTGCAGTTCTTTTCATTGGAATTATAAATGCTTCATCAGTGCAGCCGGTAGTGGCTGTAGAACGTACAGTCTTCTATAGGGAGAAGGCCGCTGGGATGTATTCTGCTTTACCATATGCATTGGCACAA GTTTTAATTGAGGTTCCACATATCTTCCTCCAGGCTCTGATTTATGGGGTGCTAGTTTATGCCATGATCGGTTTTGATTGGACAGTGCCTAAATTCTTCTGCTACCTGTTCTACATGTATTTAACATTCCTATACTTCACATACTATGGTATGATGGCAGTTGGCTTGACACCCAACCATGACATTGCTGCTGTAGTTTCCTCTGCTTTCTACGCATTATGGAATCTCTTCTCAGGCTTCATCATCCCACCAAAA AGACTTCCAGTATGGTGGAAATGGTACCGATGGGCATGTCCAGTTTCATGGACCCTGTATGGACTAGTTGCTTCACAGTTTGGAGACATAGAAGAACAGATGGACATTGGCTATCGAGTGAAGGACTTCTTAGATGAGCACTTTGGGTATAACCATGACTTCTTGGGGTGGATTTTTGCAGCGCTTGTTGGGTATGCTGTGCTCTTTGCATTGGTATTTACCATTGCAATTAAGGTAATTAACTTCCAAAAACGATGA
- the LOC122650101 gene encoding ABC transporter G family member 39-like isoform X1 yields MDTGDICRVTSIHRNRSGSGFWSSSSNNVFSQSPRNRDDEDDKEALKWAALERLPTFDRIKKAIVTGTDGEKKEVDIQNLGIQEKKNLVNRLVRVAEEDNENFLLKLKNRMEQVGIEDPRIEVRFEHLNIGAQAYVGSRGLPTMLNFYLNIVEEFFTSLHILQSRKKPLPILQDVHGIIKPGRMTLLLGPPGSGKTTLLLALAGKFDSQWKVSGNITYNGHGMEEFVPQRTSAYISQQDLHIAEMTVRETLAFSARCQGVGTRYDMLIEMSRREKAANIKPDPDIDAFMKAASLEGQKENVVIDYILKILGLEVCADTMVGNDMIRGISGGQRKRVTTGEMLVGPAKALFMDEISTGLDSSTTYQIVNSLRQATHILGVTTLVALLQPAPETYDLFDDIILLSEGQIVYEGPRDNVLEFFESMGFKCPERKGVADFLQEVTSIKDQQQYWVHKDKQYSYVSVKEFADAFKSFHIGQKLGEELSTPFNKSKSHPAALTISKYGISKKELLKACCSREWLLMKRNSFVFVFRVMQVIVVAFITMTVFLRTKMKRDTIIDGRIFMGALFFTLNTILLNGLPELAMTIAKLPVFYKQRDLLFYPAWAYALPTWILKIPISFLEVAIWVGMAYYAIGFDPNIQRMFKQYLILLLSSQVASALFRLVAALGRNMVVSYTYGSFLLLMIMTLGGFILSREDVKKWWIWGYWSSPMTYAQNAINVNEFLGHSWSHILPYSAEPLGIEVLKSQGNFTSSSLFWIGTGALIGYILLVNASFTLALGNLNQIGKSKTMISEEALKEKHANRIGETEDIELSYRGKRSSNQSTASQSGNEIERSSITSGPNRKEALAENSQKNKGMVLPFTPLSVTFDDIKYSVDTPQVMKAQGVQEDRLVLLNGVSGSFRPGVLTALMGVSGAGKTTLMDVLAGRKTGGYIEGNITISGYPKKQETFARVSGYCEQNDIHSPCVTVHESLLYSAWLRLSTEVDSRTRKLFIEEVMELVELTSHRGALVGLPGVSGLSTEQRKRLTIAVELVANPSIIFMDEPTSGLDARAAAIVMRTVRNTVDTGRTVVCTIHQPSIDIFEAFDELFLMQRGGVEIYVGQLGHHSCQLIKYFEGICGVPKIKDGYNPATWMLEVTTPVQEETLGIKFAEIYKNSDLFWRNKALIRELSTPPPGSKDLYFPSQYSQPLFTQCVACLWKQHKSYWRNPSYTAVRLLFTTIIALMFGTLFWNLGSKTTKVQDLFNAMGSMYTAVLFIGIINASSVQPVVAVERTVFYREKAAGMYSALPYALAQVLIEVPHIFLQALIYGVLVYAMIGFDWTVPKFFCYLFYMYLTFLYFTYYGMMAVGLTPNHDIAAVVSSAFYALWNLFSGFIIPPKRLPVWWKWYRWACPVSWTLYGLVASQFGDIEEQMDIGYRVKDFLDEHFGYNHDFLGWIFAALVGYAVLFALVFTIAIKVINFQKR; encoded by the exons ATGGACACTGGTGACATTTGCAGAGTTACGAGCATCCACAGAAATCGAAGTGGCTCTGGATTCTGGAGCAGTTCAAGCAACAATGTCTTCTCACAATCTCCTCGAAACAGAGATGATGAAGACGACAAAGAAGCTCTTAAATGGGCAGCCCTTGAGAGACTGCCAACATTTGATCGCATCAAGAAAGCAATAGTCACTGGAACTGATGGGGAGAAAAAGGAAGTTGATATTCAGAACCTTGGgattcaagagaagaagaacttagtaAACAGACTGGTAAGAGTTGCAGAGGAGGACAATGAGAACTTCCTACTCAAGCTCAAGAATCGAATGGAACA GGTGGGAATAGAGGATCCAAGAATAGAAGTTCGGTTTGAACATCTGAACATAGGAGCACAAGCATATGTGGGTAGTCGAGGTCTGCCTACAATGCTCAACTTCTATCTCAACATTGTAGAG GAGTTCTTCACCTCTCTCCATATTCTCCAAAGCAGAAAGAAACCATTGCCAATTCTTCAAGATGTACATGGAATCATCAAGCCCGGCAG AATGACTTTGCTTTTAGGCCCCCCCGGCTCCGGAAAGACTACTTTACTGTTAGCTTTGGCAGGAAAGTTTGATTCACAATGGAAG GTGTCAGGAAATATAACATATAATGGACATGGAATGGAGGAGTTTGTCCCACAGAGGACATCAGCCTATATTAGTCAACAGGATCTCCATATTGCAGAGATGACAGTGAGAGAAACCTTGGCCTTCTCTGCAAGATGTCAAGGGGTTGGAACCCGTTATG ACATGTTGATAGAGATGTCGAGAAGGGAGAAGGCAGCAAACATTAAGCCTGATCCAGACATTGATGCCTTCATGAAG GCTGCTTCACTGGAGGGACAGAAGGAAAATGTTGTTATAGACTACATTCTCAAG ATTTTGGGTTTAGAAGTTTGTGCAGATACCATGGTGGGGAATGACATGATAAGGGGTATATCTGGAGGGCAAAGAAAACGTGTTACCACAG GTGAGATGCTTGTGGGGCCTGCAAAAGCATTGTTCATGGATGAGATATCCACAGGCTTGGACAGCTCTACAACCTACCAGATTGTGAATTCACTCAGACAGGCCACCCACATTCTAGGTGTAACCACATTGGTTGCTCTCCTTCAGCCAGCACCTGAAACTTATGACCTCTTTGATGATATAATTCTTCTCTCTGAAGGACAGATAGTTTATGAAGGTCCTCGGGATAATGTTCTTGAGTTTTTTGAATCAATGGGCTTCAAATGTCCTGAGAGGAAAGGAGTAGCAGATTTCTTGCAAGAA GTAACATCAATAAAAGATCAGCAGCAATACTGGGTTCACAAAGACAAACAATACTCTTACGTTTCTGTCAAGGAGTTTGCAGATGCATTCAAGTCATTTCATATTGGCCAGAAGTTAGGGGAGGAACTCAGCACCCCATTCAACAAAAGCAAGAGCCACCCTGCAGCATTAACAATTTCGAAGTATGGGATTAGCAAGAAAGAGTTGTTGAAAGCTTGTTGCTCAAGGGAATGGCTGCTAATGAAGAGGAATTCATTCGTCTTCGTCTTTAGAGTTATGCAA GTAATCGTTGTTGCATTCATCACAATGACTGTGTTCCTGCGTACCAAGATGAAACGAGACACAATAATTGATGGGAGAATTTTCATGGGTGCTTTGTTCTTCACACTCAATACTATATTGTTAAATGGTTTGCCTGAGCTTGCAATGACAATTGCAAAGCTTCCAGTCTTTTACAAGCAAAGAGACTTACTTTTCTATCCTGCTTGGGCATATGCACTGCCTACATGGATACTTAAGATCCCCATATCGTTCTTGGAAGTTGCCATTTGGGTTGGCATGGCTTACTACGCAATTGGCTTTGATCCAAATATTCAAAG GATGTTTAAACAATATCTTATACTCCTACTGAGTAGCCAGGTCGCCTCTGCATTGTTCCGACTAGTCGCAGCGCTGGGTAGAAACATGGTTGTCTCCTACACCTATGGATCCTTTCTATTGCTTATGATCATGACACTTGGTGGATTCATCCTGTCAAGAG AGGATGTGAAGAAATGGTGGATCTGGGGTTACTGGAGCTCACCTATGACCTATGCTCAAAATGCGATTAACGTTAATGAATTTCTTGGGCATAGTTGGAgtcat ATTTTGCCATATTCAGCTGAACCCCTGGGAATTGAAGTATTGAAGTCACAGGGAAACTTTACCAGTTCATCACTGTTTTGGATTGGCACCGGAGCATTGATTGGATATATTCTCTTAGTCAATGCTAGTTTCACTCTAGCACTTGGTAACCTCAACC AGATAGGAAAATCTAAAACAATGATATCTGAGGAGGCCTTGAAAGAAAAGCATGCCAACAGGATTGGAGAGACTGAAGATATTGAACTGTCATATAGAGGAAAGAGATCTTCCAATCAATCAACAGCAAGTC AATCGGGTAATGAGATCGAAAGGAGCAGTATTACTTCAGGACCAAATAGAAAAGAAGCCCTGGCTGAAAATAGTCAGAAGAATAAAGGAATGGTTCTTCCATTTACACCTTTATCAGTCACCTTTGATGATATTAAATACTCCGTTGACACGCCACAG GTAATGAAAGCTCAAGGTGTTCAAGAAGATAGATTAGTCCTTCTGAATGGTGTAAGTGGAAGTTTCAGACCAGGAGTTTTAACAGCTCTAATGGGTGTTAGTGGTGCTGGTAAGACCACTCTGATGGATGTGTTAGCCGGAAGAAAAACTGGTGGGTACATAGAAGGAAATATCACCATTTCTGGCTATCCCAAGAAGCAGGAAACTTTTGCTCGAGTTTCGGGGTACTGTGAACAAAATGACATCCATTCCCCATGTGTCACTGTTCATGAGTCTCTCCTCTATTCTGCATGGCTTCGGTTATCTACTGAAGTTGACTCCAGAACAAGAAAG CTGTTTATTGAGGAAGTCATGGAACTTGTAGAGTTAACATCACACAGAGGAGCACTAGTTGGGTTGCCAGGTGTGAGTGGTCTGTCCACTGAACAGCGCAAGAGACTCACCATTGCTGTTGAGCTTGTTGCTAATCCCTCTATAATATTTATGGATGAGCCTACCTCTGGACTGGATGCCAGGGCAGCTGCAATTGTAATGAGAACAGTGAGGAACACTGTGGACACAGGAAGAACTGTTGTTTGCACCATTCACCAGCCTAGCATTGACATATTTGAAGCCTTTGATGAG CTCTTCCTAATGCAGCGAGGAGGAGTAGAAATATATGTGGGTCAACTGGGCCATCACTCTTGTCAATTGATAAAGTATTTCGAG GGGATCTGTGGagtcccaaaaataaaagatggtTATAACCCTGCCACATGGATGTTGGAGGTCACTACACCAGTACAAGAGGAGACTCTGGGGATCAAATTTGCTGAAATATACAAGAACTCAGATCTCTTCTG GAGGAATAAGGCATTGATTAGAGAACTTAGTACACCCCCTCCTGGTTCAAAAGATCTTTACTTCCCCTCTCAGTATTCTCAACCCCTCTTCACCCAGTGTGTTGCATGCCTGTGGAAACAACACAAGTCCTATTGGCGGAATCCATCGTATACAGCTGTTCGACTTCTTTTCACCACCATCATTGCCTTAATGTTTGGTACATTGTTCTGGAATCTTGGCTCCAAGAC GACTAAGGTGCAAGACCTGTTCAATGCGATGGGTTCCATGTATACTGCAGTTCTTTTCATTGGAATTATAAATGCTTCATCAGTGCAGCCGGTAGTGGCTGTAGAACGTACAGTCTTCTATAGGGAGAAGGCCGCTGGGATGTATTCTGCTTTACCATATGCATTGGCACAA GTTTTAATTGAGGTTCCACATATCTTCCTCCAGGCTCTGATTTATGGGGTGCTAGTTTATGCCATGATCGGTTTTGATTGGACAGTGCCTAAATTCTTCTGCTACCTGTTCTACATGTATTTAACATTCCTATACTTCACATACTATGGTATGATGGCAGTTGGCTTGACACCCAACCATGACATTGCTGCTGTAGTTTCCTCTGCTTTCTACGCATTATGGAATCTCTTCTCAGGCTTCATCATCCCACCAAAA AGACTTCCAGTATGGTGGAAATGGTACCGATGGGCATGTCCAGTTTCATGGACCCTGTATGGACTAGTTGCTTCACAGTTTGGAGACATAGAAGAACAGATGGACATTGGCTATCGAGTGAAGGACTTCTTAGATGAGCACTTTGGGTATAACCATGACTTCTTGGGGTGGATTTTTGCAGCGCTTGTTGGGTATGCTGTGCTCTTTGCATTGGTATTTACCATTGCAATTAAGGTAATTAACTTCCAAAAACGATGA